From a single Candidatus Paracaedimonas acanthamoebae genomic region:
- the rplQ gene encoding 50S ribosomal protein L17, which produces MRHRMRGRQLNRTTNQRKALLRGLAKDLIRHEQITTTLPKAKDLRPFVEKLVTLGRRGGLHVYRQALSVLGDNELARKLTGTLAERYRDRAGGYTRIVKAGFRYGDNAPLAVIEFIERDAAAKGAGQKVAAPSMATDAAAEAQA; this is translated from the coding sequence ATGCGTCATCGTATGCGCGGACGTCAATTAAATCGTACAACTAATCAACGCAAAGCTTTATTACGTGGACTTGCAAAAGATTTAATTCGTCATGAACAAATCACGACAACATTGCCAAAGGCTAAAGATTTAAGGCCGTTTGTAGAAAAACTCGTCACTTTAGGTCGACGTGGTGGGCTTCATGTTTATCGCCAAGCTCTTTCAGTTCTTGGAGATAACGAATTGGCACGCAAATTAACGGGTACTCTCGCAGAACGTTATCGCGATAGGGCCGGCGGATATACTCGTATTGTTAAAGCAGGTTTCCGTTATGGAGATAATGCTCCTTTAGCAGTCATTGAGTTTATTGAACGTGACGCTGCTGCCAAAGGTGCTGGTCAAAAAGTTGCCGCGCCATCAATGGCGACAGATGCAGCTGCTGAGGCTCAAGCATAA